ACGTCCATATCATTGAACTTTACCTGAGGAGATCATCTTCTACAATCCCTCATTTGATAATTTCAAAAACTTCCCACCTCTTCATCAGGTATCACGGTTAAAAGAGAGTATTTTACTTTAAGTGATATCTTACCCTTATCCACAAAAAGCCTTGCCCCAGACACAACCCAGTAGCCAGGATAGTCTTGTGGCCCTCTTATCATTTCAGTTGTGTCAACAAACCTTAGAAGTTTGGGTGACTGAGTAGGCACAGGAGGCCCCCCAGGGTATAAAGCAGAGTTGATGTTTACATCGGATGGTCGTGGTGGCGGCTGTTTTTGTGGACCTGAGAAGTGAGTGCTGATCATTGAGATTATTCCAGATTTCTGGTTCAAGCCAGGAGAGCCATCCCACTGAGGATCTTTCAACTTGGTTGCACGGACAACTTTACAGAAATGAAGTCTTAGAAATAGAACTTTCTTAAGGCCAGTATCTCCAACTTCGAAGTGAGCACCAGTCACAACAGCATGATCATCATCTGATTGAACAGGAGCTGTGCAAACATGAGAGAAACTCTTCCACTGGACCTTCTCATAGTACTTGCGTTCTGAAGAGTCATTGGATGCATTCCCATTAGGCTCATCCTGGAGTTGGAAGGTTTTGGGCAGAGAGGAGAGGTGCTGCAAATGGATTGCCAAGCAGTTACTTCTCTTTCCTTCCAAATACAATCGAAGGCCTGTCACAGGCTTCTTTCCCACATCAACCTGTATGTAGGCAGTTCAAGTCTGAAACATTAGGTACAAGATATCTAAATAGTGAATGTATTAGCAAACTACTTTTGATGACTAAATAAAGAAACAGAAGGCTCTTCATCAGTACAACTGTGTTGAGAAAATATCGGGTACAAAAGTAAATCTGACAAGATGCAGCCCCAGAAACATAAAATCTAGTCATTAAAACTTTTATATGAAATATGAAGTTTGTTCACCTATTCATACATTGACATGGAAATATTTGATAATAGTTAAGGAGATAATATCAGCAAAAGGGAAAAACAAAATCATGATAgttatatttctaattttcaCTTTTGGCTAAAATATCCAATTAAATAAACGAGATGGTGATTTTTATTCAATAGTTAATTCCTAATCTCTTATGTAGACAATCATGAAAAATGGAAATAGGCAAATTATGACCTAATGTAATaatagttcaaaccacaaaagcAAAGGTACACACATCAGAGAATATATTTCCTCATCTGTTGAGAAGAACTGGACAAATTTACCTAAAAAAATCAGCAAAGCAACCATACATAAGCACAAATGGCATACTACAAAGCACACACTGTAACCCCCAACTAAAGGTTATATTCCTTTACTTTCAAATATCTCTATTGGTGGAATAGACCAAAATGAAAAAgcggaaaaaaaatattttattacagtAATTCTGCAAAATTGCAATGTCTTCTTGATGATACAAAAACTGACCAAATGCTCCTATTTATACTGACACTCTACGTTCAGTAGAAGAGCAACTAGTACAAACCTAGAACGGCAACACTTCTAAGACAACAAGAATCCTAATATCCTCAGTCtctcaatttaaaattaaagaaaacagaaataGACCATATTTTCCTTGTTATGACGGTTATATAAATGAGGAGGGAGAACCgacatatattaaaatatccATTCACACGTATTGAAGTAAATTAAAGAAATCATAGAGCCAAAGATAACAACAAACCAACTGATACAAAAAGTTCAACATAAATCTGGTAGCATTACCGGTGTTGTGTTAACATAGAGCTTAGGACCCAGGAAACTGAACTGTAAAGATGCAGTGTTTTGAGGCTTCCTTTCAGGACCAAGGGCAAGCTCACCAAATACAGGGGCCCATTGTCTTGGAAGCTGGAACTCCAAAAATTGATGCAGTTCTTCAATTGGTGGTTTATCTGCAGTCAAGATACAGAGGATGATGATTACATTTTACTAAAAGACACGCTTTTTAACCTCCAATTCAGAAACAGTAGTGGTCCATGGCTGCTCAGTATCAGCACAATGCTATCACGCACCATTGATAATTATGCCAAAAACAAATTACGGGTTTTTCTAACTAATAATAATACCATCACATctaagtaaaatttaaaatgtaaatataaaatggCTAAAGGAGTCACACTTAGTTGCTTACATCTTAAATAGAGGTTCATAGCATGAGTTAAATATCCACTTCCATTTATTCCACCAAGTAGAGATGTAATTGGTACAAATGACATTGATATCACATCAGGTTGAGACAGAACAGTTTGGCACCACTCACTATGGGACAAAGATTTTTTCCCATTTCCACCTTTCCTCTTGCATATGAATTTGATATCCTGCACCTATATTGTtcaatgaaaagaaagaaagaagtaaAGAATACTTATTTTGTGACctttgtattatttatttatttttacttatggACTGAGAGAACATTGCTACTGAAAAAGACATCAATTTGATGACTTCCTTGGCTGGAACAATGCACTGAGgcaaaacaaataatattgatCCCACATACCAAATTCAGATGCTAAAATGTGGGTTTTGATATGCAACATGAAAATACTGGGTTAAACATACAGTTTCAAAGATTAAATATCTAAAACATAATGACGCAAATTgacaaaaaagtaaaataagtaTGGATTAATAAAGTTCTAAAACAACAAATCGAGCAGGAAAAGTCTCTTTagcaaaaatattaaaatttgcaCCAGAAAACAcaggaaatttaaaaaaaaaaataaagctgAACAAACAAGTCCATCAGCTATATgttaaaaatttaagttttaaaaatttggtaaaggaatcaGGTAGTAGTTCTGTAAACCCAAACCAATACGAGAAATCTTAAGGATCCTGAACCTAGCGTAAATTCAATTTAATAAAATGTATTTACCTCTGATTCATAGTAGGAACCAGCTTGAATGTCCAGGAAACCTCGAGCATTGTTGTCCTGCATAGGGCAATGtaatattttctttagaaaaaaGAATAAATGTTAATAAGTGGACTGACTTTACCACAAATAAATTGTATCTAACCCTATACCCCACAGGATGgtcctttgtttttctttacttttattttatctgTTTTTCTTATTTCACTCATGATTATTCAGTCTTAATATATTCTgtttttctttactttcatTGTTGCTcctgattttaaaaaaattcattggaAGACACAAAACGAAACTTTTTAAATTCCTTTCTAAACTACCAGTTACAATGTAAAGCGGTTGATTACACGATTCCTTTAACTTATGAGTTGCATAATACAGAATGTCAAAAGTGACTTATTACCAAAATATTCTACTGTTTTACTGGAAATATATATTTCCATCAGTAAAGCCCTTGGATATCCTTTTTATTAAAGACGAGGATAATCAGGTTATCTGATATTAGACATCCTACAATCTAAAGATCAATATCAGACTTTTAAATATCACCTGAATATAAaccttataatttaatttttttaaagcatctACACATTCAATGAAACTGGCCAATATTTACAAAATCACACCAACAAAAGTTTTTTTTCCCAGTAGGTTAAGTCTTAGCTTTTTAGTTGCCTGAATCCTCttagaaagtggactttaaatcCATCTCCAACAAATCCAACATTGTGATTGTATTCCATCTAAGACTGAGTTTTTGGAAAGCCACATGAGCACAAGTGTTTTTTATGGTCTCTCGTAGAGTTATTTTAGTCTTCCACTATCTCTATTTATAGGTCCATCATCTCCATGTGATCAATTCTTCTTACAGGACCTTCTGTTGTTCTTCTCACATTACCAAACTGTTCTTGGAGAAACCATATCATCTTTCCCCAACAGGTGTTTCCTACTTTCTCTCTAATATACACATTCCTAATTATATGATTATATCTTTCATTGTATGTTACTCATCCACTACAACATTATCAACTTCGCAATTGGCACTTTACCATCTAAAACTAATGGAATGCATTCTTATTCCAACTGACACTTGTACACAATGAACACAAATCAGAGAGCTACATTACGACATCCAAATTTAGAACCATAATGCCTAAAGCATTTGGTATTCATGGGTGGTATTAAGGTCTACGGAGTTGCATTACCCTAGGAAATATTCCTTACTATGTGTATGTATAACATACAGAACCTATGTACTAAATTCTGTTGAATAATAAAGCATTCTCATTAGAGTCATCAGTGGCGAGCAGAAGAATCTGTTGGAAAGCCAAAGCTCCACTATATAAGCATTCTCATTAGAGCCCATGTCGAGCCAAGTCGTCCTGGACCCATGTCCAGCAGAGTCGGTCCGGGCCCATGTCGAGACGAGTAAGTCCAGACCCATCTGGAGTCGAGTAAACCCGAGCCATGTCCATTTGAGTCGCCTCAGGCCGATGTCAAGTCAAGTGGGTGCTGGCCGATTTCGGGCCCAGTCAGTGTGGGTCGACATCGGCTCGAGCCAATGTGGAGTTAAGTCGGTCTAGGCCCATGTCGGACCGAGTCTGTTCGGTCTGATATCGAGCCGAGCGTTCCCGAGCCGATGTGGAGTTGAGTCGGTCTAGGCCCATGTCGAACCGAGTCTGTTCGGTCCGATAACGAGCTGATGTCGAGCCAAGTGGGCCAAAACGATATTGTACCGAGAGGGCTCGGGCCTATGTCGAACTGAGTCGGTCAGGCTCGATATCGAGCCGAGTCGGCCCAGGCCAACGTTGAGCGAAGTCGGctcgagccgatgtcgagtcgagtcgaGCCGGTCCAGGCCCATGTCGACCTGAGTCTTTCGGGTCTGATACTGAGTCCAGTGGGCCCGAGCCAATATCAAAAGATGATCGGGTCAAGGCTGATGTCGATGTCGAGCGGGCCCAGATTGATGTCGAGCCAAGCGAgaccgggccgatgtcgagtttAATCCATTCGGTCCCACATCTAGCCAAGTTGGCGCAGGTCGATGTCGACCCATGTCGAGCCAAATTTGTCTAGGCCAATATCGAGCAGAATCGGCCTGAGCCCATGTCCAGCCGAATTTGTCCGGGCCCATGTCGAACCGAGTCGATTCGGGCCAATGTCAAGCTGAGTTGGTGTCGAGCCGAGTCAGTCCagaccgatgtcgagccgaTTCGGCCCGGGCCCATCTCATGCCAAATAAGTCTGAGCCGATGTCAACCAAAGTCGATCCTGGTCAATGTCGAGACGAGTCGGTTTAGGTCGTTGTTGGGTCGAGTCGGCCTGGGTAGATGTCGAGCTGAGGCGGTCAGGGCCAATGTCGAGCGGAGTCAACCTTGGTCGATGTTTAGCAGAGTCGGcttgggccgatgtcgagcggAGTCGGCCCGAGCCCGTGTCGAGCAAATTCGGTCCTAGACGATGTCGAACCGAGTCGGTTTGGGCAGATGTCGAGCCAAGTTGGTCAGGGCCGATGTCGAGCGGAGTCAGCAGGGCCCATGTTGAGTCGAGTCGGCCTGGGACCATGTCGAACAAATCGGTCCGATTTCGGGCTGAGTTGGTCTGCGTCCAGGTTGAGTCGGCTTAGGCCCAGTTCGAGCCAAATTAGTTTGTATCCATATCAAAATGGATCTaatgtaattgacaaagtgaatttaatctaattaacaaaGTGGATATAATCTagatttaatccactttaaatggatttaaaaaaaatccaaataaattcgATCTACTTAAAATagatatggattttaaatcaattcatttgtttggatttggattggatctagattggattttgaaaaattttgaaaaatccaatccatgaccACCCCTACTAATATAAAGCATGGCAGTGTGGCCTGTGGCTCAGTTGCCACCATACTAGGCCTCCCTTCACAAATTGCCTATGGTGGTAGGCCAAAAAATCTGCCACACCATCCACCACAACAACCATCGTGCTCTATTTAACATCATTGATTCTCATTCTCTCTAAAAGATTCTGTTCTAGCTTCCTCTATATCTTCCCCTCTAAATTCAACATCTGTGAAAATGTTACCATCCACCATTCAACTAGAGATATGATCAATGCAATCCTTAATCTTGGGTAAACCTCACCTTACAAAATTTATTCTGTGACATTAAGTTAGACTCTTAGCCCAAATTCTAAACGGTATCAAAATCTACACTATATCCCTTATTGGTCACCCGTACATCCCATGCATTAGATATCTATTCATATGCATGAGGGGATGTTGCTGTTAGGTTATCTGCATTTGTCCACCCTCCAAATGTCTAATGCTGGGGGAGGGGGGGCATTGATATCCCGTGTTCCCTACAAATATGGccaatgtaattttttaaaccTTGGACAGTTCTCATCTCACCATCACATGCGTGTAATTTACCCATGTACAAACATACTGTATACCAATTTCCTGCTATGTTAGCACCTAACTACTGCTAGAGTAATGGTTGGTATCTAGTCATGCcttatgttgttttttaattgtatttagTAGACCCGGTTGGAaatctcacatcaactagagatatgGTCAAACTATAGTATATAATTTGGTACAAATCTCATCTTGTAAGTCGGTCTTGTGAGGCTAACTTAGACTTAAAGTTTATTTTCTAAGATGGTATCAAGGTCTATTCTCTATCAAGGTTTGTGAGGCCTATCATGTTACCCGCTATCGGGTTTTATTACCACCATCCACAAATGAGATGGGTTGGAAATCTCATACTGACTAAATATATAGTCAAACTCAAATCTTATAATCTCCATTTTTTCATCTCCATCCAAGGCAGTGTTAGTACAAATCTTGCTGGACTTACATTTCATAAATTCCAGTTTACTTCCACTAGAGAAAATAGAATTTGATTAAAGTTTCCCTTCACAGCTGTATATACCCCTGATTCCATCTTTCAACTCCCTCACCAGGTATAATACAAAAAAGAGCATACCCTCATTGTAAAATGGTGTAACCTTATAGAATTTACCAAAATTAatgagaataaaaataaaattgaactaGAAAAACTTCAAACCTTTTCCTTTTCATTAACCTTCCCACCAACAAAGAATTCATCTGCCATGTCCTTCAACTTTTTCTGTACAACGGACGGTTGGACAGGAGATGAGTACTGCTGCTTTGCATAGATTATATCAGTTCCTCCTATTTTCACCCCAACTATAACATGAGTTCCATACTTCTCAATGAATCTGAAATGATAAGATGAAAGATGAGTTGCAACTCCAACATTGCAAGTGGATTTGTTAATTGAAATGAATGGAAAATTAGTTAAATATGTGTACACTAAACTTGTCAGAGTTCCGACAGACATAAGTTGGTATGTTTGTATTAGCATAGACTTTTGAACAAGGTTGTCAAACTCTATAGTTAACTCTTAATCTCTTACAAGTTTACAGTCCTAGATAACGAAAATAAGTTAACTTGCTATCAAACTCTTTTCTGAGTAAACTCTTTAAACTCATGAATTCATATAAAATCTCGAGCAAGAACCCAGTTAACAAGTTTgaaatcaaatataattttttcctgCCTTTACCCAACAATGActgttttttattatactaaaaaaattgaagaaattaCATCCGttttgaattgttttcacaTTAAGAACTtgattttttgaatttatatatgATTTAGTCATTTGTGTAGTTTAATCTTATTTAGTTCTAATGTATTATCACACTTTATTATTGTGAGCTGCtacttttctttatttgatACGGAAATATTGAATTATTGTTGTAGTAAGAGTATTATGTTATGTATATATGTCACTAAAagcttttttaatattttttatattaagtaAACTCTTGTGAATCTCCCAGTTGAATCTACAAGTTGAGTTTAACAAAGCTCCATGAGTTCATGTAAACTCTGGAGTCTGACAACCTATGAGATTTTGTTCTAGCTATAGTTAGCTTTCTCTGGACACCTGTAGAACACATCAACTAAGCATAATTCGATATTTTGCTGAATCAAGGAAGTACCTTGTCAAGGCAGCCGGATCCCAGGATGAAGGAACAGCTTGTTTGACATGATCTTTAAGAACTAGCTGGGTTCTCTCAAATGCAATGTTGTAGAGTACGATGGATACACCATCAAAAGAAAGAGTCTTGGTATCGGCAGCATCCTTTTGCCAAACTGATGTAAACCCAAACGCAACGTTGAAATGGCCCGTTGGAATCTTACCAGACAGTGACAACTCCTGGTTGAACTGTTCTGACATCTAAAACAAAGTACATATTCCTTGTTAGACTAAAAAGAAAACCTCCACTTGTCAACAACAACATAGTATCCATCAACTTATTATTTCTCTAAAACAAACTTGTTCTTATCACACATCAACTTTCTCTCCGTCTCATATCTAATCTAACTACCTTTCTTCTTGTCTATCTAGCCAATTTTCATCACATAACTTATCACATCCACCACttcctctttcttttattttacttttctttttatctCTCGTTTATACCCCAGAAAAAAATGTGCATTCCAGCATGGACACAAACAACCTTGTGCCCATTAGgcaaattttcacaaacaactCCCCAGCTATAAAACATGCCATGATGGCAAATCTGTGATTGAAGTTAATTTGAAGACACATCGTTCCattatttctaattaatttaaaaaataaacaagtcCTTCCTCTCCTCCACCACATTAATAAACTTCAAACTTGTTTACCAAAAAGAAACCTTTAACTTAAACCAAGCAATCATTTTTCTACACAGTCAACTTCAAGCTTGGTTAGCAGAAACAAACCTTTGACTTAAAACCCGTGATAAAAGTTAGAAATAACTTTTCTTTCACAAAGAATATTTATGTACTATATAAAAACACAATCTTTACTATTTTTAAGTAACTTAAAACTATGTACTAACATTTTCACAGCTTGTGGGGTTAGGAAAATGGATATTGTAGTACCTGCTGAAAAGAGAGGACATCGGAGCACAATCTCATGCGGTCGCCTTTATCGCACTTGATGGATTTGGGGACATTGGGGATAGAAATCCGAGGAGGTAGTTCCACAGTTCGGAGGTTGCCATCGTCGATAGCGATCAATCTTGAGTCATTCTTGCAGAATTTGAGCCTGAGATCGTTGGTGAGATCGTATCCCAACCCAATGACCCTTATGGCGTCTCCCGCCGCCACCCCCTTCTTTTTCCCCGACAGCATCTCTTCACGCGCTCATCACCCAAATCGAAGTGAATGAAATTGAAAGGATGTGGCTTTGGTTCTCTCTGTGGGAATGGAATTTGTGCAGAAAAGAGAGAGGGAAAAGCAATGGATGGAGTTCACGAGAATTGGAATTgcgaagaaagagagagagagagatttgaAGGTGGCTGTTTGATAATGTCTATAGTCAAAGGAGACATAGTATTATTATACTTCCTTGCCTTCTCTTTGTGTTACTATGTTATGTCTTTTCCTCAATATCTTAATGTTCCATGACTGGTCAAACTAGTCACccttctttaactttctttAACCCCTTTTTACTATTTCATTGGATTTAccctaatttaattatatattgtattataatatcACATtacacattattattattattattattattctttcttTTACCTTGTTACTTTACTCATTCAAACCAAACTTGAAAATTATACTTGAATATTTCCATTCTAATCCAATTTGgaattataaaactaaaagtATAAGCATATAATTTTCTATAGAGTTTAATGTCAACTTTGCAACTAATTTTCTTTCATTGGTGGGTTTTGTGCATAGGAAGGCTTAGAATTCACACCCTAGAATATATATACATGTGGAGTTTCCCTTTCTGACTCCTTTTCATACAAATCACATGGaaattatgaaatgtttttttttaatttctagttTGAAACTTGAATGATTTTTATGTGCATCTTTGATTGAAAAGTGTAATATTCAATGACATTGTCGTTCTTACTTGACGGTGTTAGTTGTGCAGCAAGTGTCCCAGAATTTCCCTAAAATTATTCCCACACGTATATTAAAAATGTTGATgctatgttaaaaataaaacaactatttcagattaaataaaattaaaatattgaggCTCCTACTCTTTTCTATGAgcaattttttaattgaaaataagttTACTTAAAACTCTATCAAATATTGAATGTGGTCATTTTTCGTCAGTAAGAATTTGAACCTTGATTTATTAAACTAAAAAGGCCAACCAATTCATTTGACCAGATTTGTGTATGTACAAATAAGTATTATTTGAGAAAATAGGCAGTAAAAAAGTAGtagtaatataaaaatatttttattggaaaataaaataatattagaaaGCATTTTAATGATGATGTGAATAAATGTATCCCACAGTGTGGCTGGCAATGAAAGGGATATATTCTAGAAAAGTCAAAGTTCGAATACGGCTGCTATGCCTCATCTCATCAATCAACACATGCATtactaaatataataaaaaaaatcatgcatGATGGAGTAAatattacttaatatttttatggTTATTAATAAGAACATACAAATAGAAAACAAATcttaatctttaatttatataaaacattAGTTTGCTTTTATGTAAGAGTTTATAATTGGAAACTAAATTTAATTCcaataaacaaatatatttgtTAGAATTTGGATTGAGTAGTATTTTGTGTTCTATTGTTTGCTTTCAATAGATTCAATCATAGTATTCGATTTCAGTTAAGAATGAGGTTATATGTAAAGATAATTTGATGTTCAAGTGAGAATTCAATATATATAGTCAAGTGCGATAAATGTTAATAAATACATACTTTGACATGATGTTGATCATATAAGAATAAGTTGGACTTTCGCGCTTATGGATCTTAGATTAACACAATTTTCCtggttaatttttatattagtcTGACTTTATGTATAATTTCTTATAATCTTCCTCTTAATTTGCCTTTAAGTGTTGAAATGTATTTATTTGAGTATTTAATTACTTACATAAAGAGGTCTCaagtataatataatattattttaatattttgaatgataataggatagttttattatgattttatcATAATGAATATTTTGGATGATATATTAGatacaatatttaatatatattcaaCATAAAACAATATAGACCAATCTTACATAACTAAGAAacatttgtttttataaataattatatatatatatatatattttgacatCTACACACaaaaaattcttttattaaGTGCTGAAGAGTAGTTGAACATATACTATGAGTATTACCAAAAGTTAGAAGACAGAAATTGGAAGGGTCATCGAAACTCTAAAAATTCCAAAGAAGCCAACATTGTGTTGATGTTGTTGCTAATTTGTGCAAATATTCTTTTTACAAATTAAAGAGTGCATTATGCatgaaaatgagaaagaaaatgtTGCATACATTTCAGCTTTATATAGAGTATTGAGTGTTTAAATTACTTCATATGTTCTATGTGGATGTTGATGGATAACAATTGAAACTCGTAGCTTTATCAAGATTTATACAAAACGAATATCGAAGTTATTTTTATGTTACTTTTATTGTGTGAAATGAAATgttaaaaattttaattgttatcattattatatttcaatGTCTAAATCAAAGTTTGAACTTCTTATATATTCTTTGAATTTTTtctaaaagaatttaaaatatatttagaaatatttattatgaaaattaaagttTGAAACATTAGTGTGAATGCATGGTTACGGTGGGTGGTTGAGTCCACTTCAACCTATGGATTTGGTTGGTGTGAATACAAATTGTATCATAGAAGAAGTCTACAATGCAAGTAGTGATTTGATGTTAACGCGATTCCAATGCAAATATTATAAGTTTTTCAATacatttaaaattgtattttcgaaaaagtataaatattttaagacattatttttgttattggaTTTACAATAAGGAGATGGGTAAACAAAATTTGGATGGGAAGAAACAATAAAAACTTAACTGTGTGTTTTGGTAAAAAGTTTAAGaaggtaattattttttaagattgaaATGATcaatgataaaatatattttataggtaaaaaatttggaaaaacaattaaaactttaaatttttataagagtgattaaattatttaaaattagacaattttaaattttatctagAGAGaagaatttttatgtttttaatattttttttgttaaattataGTAATCACATTGTCAGTCAACGTTAATAAAACTtaagtatataaaatatttaaaattcaaatgaagaaaatatatcacttacagtatttaaatttatttataattatttatttaaaaattaaataagtctAAGTACAATACTAATTTCGGTACGAGTAAATCTAAGTACAATACTAATTTGGGTATTTTTATATGCTCGTTTATCGTTCTTAGGCTAAATGAGAAAAAATATACATGTAAAGTTACTCAGGAGTTTAAAACGTATTAATGAATTATAAATGTTGttcaatttaactttatttGGTTTTAACTtctaaaaagttattaaaaaataattttaaaaaatagaaataatattactatattaattaaattatatattattccaatattaaataatttattgatatttaaatgataaataagttaaaaattaatatttaattaactaaaaaaaaattagtttctaagtaatatttaatttagtaaatattttgTGGACGGATCTTTATAGTCATGAG
The sequence above is a segment of the Phaseolus vulgaris cultivar G19833 chromosome 2, P. vulgaris v2.0, whole genome shotgun sequence genome. Coding sequences within it:
- the LOC137812530 gene encoding MACPF domain-containing protein At4g24290-like isoform X2, with protein sequence MLSGKKKGVAAGDAIRVIGLGYDLTNDLRLKFCKNDSRLIAIDDGNLRTVELPPRISIPNVPKSIKCDKGDRMRLCSDVLSFQQMSEQFNQELSLSGKIPTGHFNVAFGFTSVWQKDAADTKTLSFDGVSIVLYNIAFERTQLVLKDHVKQAVPSSWDPAALTRFIEKYGTHVIVGVKIGGTDIIYAKQQYSSPVQPSVVQKKLKDMADEFFVGGKGRLNLDADQLSPKSDRFVRHGPRPTRLNMGPADSYFHVQDIKFICKRKGGNGKKSLSHSEWCQTVLSQPDVISMSFVPITSLLGGINGSGYLTHAMNLYLRYKPPIEELHQFLEFQLPRQWAPVFGELALGPERKPQNTASLQFSFLGPKLYVNTTPVDVGKKPVTGLRLYLEGKRSNCLAIHLQHLSSLPKTFQLQDEPNGNASNDSSERKYYEKVQWKSFSHVCTAPVQSDDDHAVVTGAHFEVGDTGLKKVLFLRLHFCKVVRATKLKDPQWDGSPGLNQKSGIISMISTHFSGPQKQPPPRPSDVNINSALYPGGPPVPTQSPKLLRFVDTTEMIRGPQDYPGYWVVSGARLFVDKGKISLKVKYSLLTVIPDEEVGSF
- the LOC137812530 gene encoding MACPF domain-containing protein At4g24290-like isoform X1 translates to MLSGKKKGVAAGDAIRVIGLGYDLTNDLRLKFCKNDSRLIAIDDGNLRTVELPPRISIPNVPKSIKCDKGDRMRLCSDVLSFQQMSEQFNQELSLSGKIPTGHFNVAFGFTSVWQKDAADTKTLSFDGVSIVLYNIAFERTQLVLKDHVKQAVPSSWDPAALTRFIEKYGTHVIVGVKIGGTDIIYAKQQYSSPVQPSVVQKKLKDMADEFFVGGKVNEKEKDNNARGFLDIQAGSYYESEVQDIKFICKRKGGNGKKSLSHSEWCQTVLSQPDVISMSFVPITSLLGGINGSGYLTHAMNLYLRYKPPIEELHQFLEFQLPRQWAPVFGELALGPERKPQNTASLQFSFLGPKLYVNTTPVDVGKKPVTGLRLYLEGKRSNCLAIHLQHLSSLPKTFQLQDEPNGNASNDSSERKYYEKVQWKSFSHVCTAPVQSDDDHAVVTGAHFEVGDTGLKKVLFLRLHFCKVVRATKLKDPQWDGSPGLNQKSGIISMISTHFSGPQKQPPPRPSDVNINSALYPGGPPVPTQSPKLLRFVDTTEMIRGPQDYPGYWVVSGARLFVDKGKISLKVKYSLLTVIPDEEVGSF